The following DNA comes from Pseudomonadota bacterium.
CTTTTTTTACTCTTAATAATACATTGCCATTCTTCAACCTCTTTTATGTGTCCTTTCCACCAATAAATACTCTTTATGGGCCCCGCAATCTGCACACACGAAGCAAGTCTTTTCTGGACAAGCTGTTTCCCTATACGTTCAGCTTTCTCTTTGTCGTCAATGGTTGTAACGATCTGGATAATACCGTTCATAAAATCTCCTTCCTGACTATCGTTTAATGTTTACTTTTCACAGTAACCATTCCATGATTTTATTTTATTGTGAATCCATACCGTGTGCCATGAATCATTAACAGTCCTTAGTAATAACATTTATCTTGAAATTATAGTGAAATTCATATATTTTTCTATTCTACGACAGGAGATGAAAATGTTTCAAGTAAATGATGGCACATCCATAATACTCGCAAGTGAATCCACGAGAAGAGTAGACATTCTGAGGACTCTTGGTATATCCTTTTCCATTATACCCCCAAAAATTGACGAACAAAGAGAA
Coding sequences within:
- a CDS encoding divalent-cation tolerance protein CutA, with the protein product MNGIIQIVTTIDDKEKAERIGKQLVQKRLASCVQIAGPIKSIYWWKGHIKEVEEWQCIIKSKKSHYKKIEEEIKRLHHYELPEIIAIDIDTALTGYVKWVEEETNPG